From Phycisphaerae bacterium, one genomic window encodes:
- a CDS encoding 3-isopropylmalate dehydratase yields MRIWKYGDDINTDMLFPGKYTYTCATPDEIKPHLLEDLDANFAKQVQAGDVLVAGRNFGCGSSREQPVVGLKAVGVAAIIAKGFARIFYRAAINQGLLLIECPDAVDAYKDGSAIAIDAAGGQIGVDGHAYSFPKLPAEIMAICEAGGLLEYTRKKLRARKTA; encoded by the coding sequence ATGAGAATCTGGAAATACGGCGACGACATCAACACCGACATGCTCTTCCCCGGTAAGTACACGTACACCTGTGCGACGCCGGACGAAATCAAGCCGCACCTGCTCGAAGATCTCGACGCGAATTTCGCGAAGCAGGTCCAGGCCGGGGACGTGCTCGTCGCGGGCCGCAACTTCGGCTGCGGCAGCTCGCGCGAGCAGCCGGTTGTCGGCCTGAAGGCGGTCGGCGTGGCAGCGATCATCGCGAAGGGCTTTGCCCGCATCTTCTACCGCGCCGCGATCAACCAGGGGCTGCTGCTCATCGAGTGCCCGGACGCCGTCGACGCGTACAAGGACGGCAGCGCGATCGCGATCGACGCGGCCGGCGGCCAGATCGGGGTCGACGGCCACGCCTACAGCTTCCCGAAGCTGCCCGCGGAGATCATGGCGATCTGCGAAGCCGGCGGCCTGCTCGAATACACGCGCAAGAAGTTACGGGCCCGCAAGACCGCGTAG
- a CDS encoding aldehyde dehydrogenase family protein, which translates to MLREHYPYYLGGAPTTGVTELIVTNKYTGAPVTRVARADRATVERAIAAAHDAFATTRRLPAHQRQAILQHIVQRVTDRHEELARALAIEVGKPIRDARGEVTRLVDTFRIAAAEAVRITGEWLPLDISARAAGYQALVRRFPLGPCGFITPFNFPMNLVAHKVAPAIAAGCPWVLKPASATPVGALMLGEIIAETDWPRGAFSILPCPSADSEPLVTDERIKLLSFTGSPDVGWALKARAGKKRVTLELGGNAACIVDRDADLDYAAERITIGAFYQSGQSCISVQRIIAHRAIYDDLKTRLVARAEQLKAGDPLNETTFLGPLITEGDARRIEQWVAEAVAAGARVLCGGRRDGAFYAATYLESVDPRQKVSCVEVFGPVATLQPFDDFADAIRSANDSVYGLQAGVFTRDLQHAFYAYEELDVGGVVVNDVPSFRVDSMPYGGVKNSGCGREGVRYAIEEMTEPKLLVLNRPSVL; encoded by the coding sequence ATGCTGCGAGAGCACTATCCATACTATCTCGGCGGCGCACCCACGACCGGCGTCACCGAGCTGATTGTGACCAATAAGTACACCGGCGCGCCGGTCACGCGCGTGGCCCGCGCGGACCGCGCGACCGTCGAACGCGCCATCGCGGCCGCGCACGACGCGTTCGCCACCACGCGCCGCCTGCCCGCCCATCAGCGGCAAGCCATCCTGCAGCACATCGTCCAGCGCGTGACTGACCGACACGAGGAGCTGGCCCGGGCCCTCGCCATCGAGGTCGGCAAGCCGATCCGCGACGCCCGCGGCGAAGTCACGCGTCTCGTCGACACTTTCCGCATCGCCGCCGCAGAGGCCGTGCGCATCACCGGCGAGTGGCTGCCGCTCGATATCAGCGCCCGCGCTGCTGGCTACCAGGCGCTCGTCCGGCGGTTCCCGCTCGGCCCGTGCGGCTTCATCACGCCGTTCAACTTCCCGATGAATCTCGTCGCGCACAAGGTCGCGCCGGCGATTGCGGCGGGTTGTCCGTGGGTGCTGAAGCCGGCCTCAGCGACGCCGGTGGGGGCGCTGATGCTGGGCGAGATCATCGCGGAAACGGACTGGCCGCGCGGCGCGTTTTCGATCCTGCCGTGCCCGAGTGCCGACAGCGAGCCGCTGGTGACGGACGAGCGCATCAAGCTGCTCAGCTTCACGGGCTCGCCGGACGTGGGTTGGGCACTGAAGGCGCGGGCGGGCAAGAAGCGGGTCACGCTGGAGCTGGGCGGCAACGCCGCGTGCATCGTCGATCGCGATGCGGACCTCGACTACGCCGCTGAGCGCATCACGATCGGCGCGTTCTACCAGTCCGGCCAGAGCTGCATCAGCGTGCAGCGCATCATCGCGCACCGCGCCATCTATGACGACCTGAAGACGCGGCTCGTCGCGCGGGCGGAACAACTCAAGGCCGGCGACCCGCTCAACGAGACGACGTTCCTCGGTCCGCTCATCACGGAGGGCGACGCCCGCCGGATCGAGCAGTGGGTGGCCGAGGCGGTTGCGGCCGGGGCGCGCGTGCTCTGCGGCGGCCGGCGCGACGGGGCATTCTATGCGGCAACGTACCTGGAGAGCGTAGACCCACGGCAGAAGGTCAGTTGCGTCGAGGTGTTCGGCCCGGTGGCGACATTGCAGCCATTCGACGACTTTGCCGATGCGATCCGCAGCGCGAATGACAGCGTCTACGGACTGCAGGCCGGCGTGTTCACGCGCGATCTGCAGCACGCGTTCTACGCGTACGAGGAGCTTGACGTCGGCGGCGTCGTTGTCAACGACGTGCCGAGCTTTCGCGTGGACAGCATGCCCTATGGCGGCGTGAAAAACAGCGGTTGCGGTCGCGAGGGCGTGCGCTACGCGATCGAAGAAATGACCGAGCCGAAACTGCTTGTCCTCAACCGCCCGAGCGTCCTCTGA
- the queD gene encoding 6-carboxytetrahydropterin synthase QueD yields the protein MEAIVRVELSKSFTFEAAHWLPTFPEGHKCRRLHGHSFRVEVRVAGEVNETQGYLVDYGAIKAACEPVRTQLDHYCLNEIDGLANPTAENLARWIWDRLHPALPLLSAVSVHETCTSGCEYRGE from the coding sequence ATGGAGGCCATCGTGCGTGTTGAGCTGTCCAAGTCGTTCACCTTCGAGGCCGCCCACTGGCTGCCGACGTTTCCCGAGGGCCACAAGTGCCGGCGGCTGCACGGGCACAGCTTCCGGGTCGAGGTGCGCGTCGCGGGCGAGGTGAATGAGACGCAGGGTTACCTGGTCGACTACGGCGCCATCAAGGCCGCGTGCGAACCGGTCCGCACGCAGCTCGATCACTATTGCCTGAACGAGATCGACGGTCTCGCAAACCCGACGGCCGAGAACCTGGCCCGCTGGATCTGGGACCGGCTGCACCCCGCCCTGCCGCTGCTGTCGGCGGTCAGCGTCCACGAAACCTGCACGTCGGGCTGCGAATACCGCGGCGAATAG
- a CDS encoding HD domain-containing protein, translating into MISDKDIQTLFGSVLERISNKDLRDKVVKTWTLGCQRGGWNSVDELRNMPFTLLTKTDGVNFIQHTLAVTEGAYGLAKAQETAYGGKLPYKVDYDRLLAGGLLHDVGKLVETEPDGKGGYRKSRAGACLRHPISGTALAVEAGIKDDTVLNTIACHAKEGEGAPKCLETVLIHQADFATFDPLVMMEKGQLIQ; encoded by the coding sequence ATGATTAGCGACAAGGATATTCAAACCCTCTTCGGCTCCGTCCTCGAGCGCATCTCAAACAAGGACCTCCGCGACAAGGTCGTCAAGACCTGGACGCTCGGCTGCCAGCGCGGCGGCTGGAACAGCGTGGACGAGCTCAGGAACATGCCCTTCACGCTGCTCACCAAGACCGACGGCGTGAACTTCATCCAGCACACGCTCGCCGTCACGGAGGGTGCCTACGGCCTCGCGAAGGCCCAGGAAACCGCCTACGGCGGAAAGCTGCCGTACAAGGTGGACTACGACCGCCTGCTCGCCGGCGGGCTGCTGCACGATGTCGGCAAGCTGGTCGAAACCGAGCCGGACGGAAAGGGCGGCTATCGCAAGAGCCGGGCCGGGGCGTGCCTGCGTCACCCGATCTCGGGCACGGCGCTGGCGGTCGAAGCCGGCATCAAAGACGACACGGTCCTGAACACGATCGCCTGCCACGCGAAAGAAGGCGAAGGCGCCCCGAAATGCCTGGAAACGGTGCTGATCCACCAGGCAGATTTCGCGACGTTCGATCCGCTGGTAATGATGGAGAAGGGGCAGCTGATCCAGTAG
- a CDS encoding AMP nucleosidase — translation MPTKEQIVSDWLPRYTGRPLEGFGEYILLSNFTDYVERFAEHFGVEVLGRDKPMQSASAEDLTIVNFGMGSAMAATVMDLLSAVAPKAVLFLGKCGGLKKTKVGDFILPIAAIRGEGTSNEYMPPEVPALPSFRLQKAVSAMIVQHRLDYWTGTIYTTNRRVWEHDEQFKEYLTRTRAIGIDMETATVFMVGFVNHIPKGALLLVSDNPMTPEGVKTSRSDKAVTQKFVREHLAVGIDSLLELRNSGESVKHLRF, via the coding sequence GTGCCGACGAAGGAACAGATTGTCTCCGACTGGCTGCCGCGCTACACCGGGCGGCCGCTGGAGGGGTTCGGCGAGTACATCCTGCTCAGCAATTTCACCGACTACGTCGAGCGCTTCGCGGAGCACTTCGGCGTCGAGGTCCTCGGCCGCGACAAGCCCATGCAGTCGGCCTCCGCTGAGGACCTCACGATTGTGAATTTCGGCATGGGCAGCGCGATGGCCGCGACCGTCATGGACCTGCTCTCCGCCGTCGCACCGAAGGCCGTCCTGTTCCTGGGCAAGTGCGGGGGCCTCAAAAAGACGAAAGTGGGGGATTTCATCCTGCCAATCGCGGCCATTCGCGGCGAGGGCACCAGCAACGAGTACATGCCGCCGGAAGTGCCGGCGTTGCCGTCGTTCCGCCTGCAAAAGGCCGTGTCGGCGATGATCGTGCAGCACCGGCTCGACTACTGGACCGGGACGATCTACACGACGAACCGGCGGGTGTGGGAGCACGACGAGCAGTTCAAGGAGTACCTGACGCGGACGCGCGCGATCGGGATCGACATGGAGACGGCGACGGTGTTTATGGTCGGGTTCGTCAACCACATTCCGAAGGGCGCGCTGCTGCTCGTGTCGGACAACCCGATGACACCGGAGGGCGTGAAAACGTCGCGGAGCGACAAGGCCGTGACGCAGAAGTTCGTGCGCGAGCATCTGGCGGTGGGGATCGACTCGCTGCTCGAGCTGCGCAATTCGGGCGAGTCGGTGAAGCACCTGCGCTTTTAG
- a CDS encoding 3-isopropylmalate dehydratase large subunit, with protein sequence MAQTFAQKVLARAAGLPQVAVGQIVTVRPAHLLTHDNTSAIVGKIDKDLAEFGLVRQDLPIIVLDHVIPASDEKTATGHAKVRKFVEKYGVKNFYDVGEGICHQVVVEKGHAKPGTILVGSDSHTCSYGAVGAFATGIDRTEAAALYLTGETWLKVPPTIKVTLRGKFAAGVSAKDLVLRIIGDIGADGADYASVEFHGDIKNLTIEDRFTIANMGVEMGAKLAVFPVDDQTIKYLKAAGVPRSAYEPVWADKDAEYARELTYNLAELTPVVACPHKVDNVKPVGEVAGKKIDQALLGTCTNGRLSDLREAAAMLKGRRVSPKVRFLVLPASRSIYAAATQDGTLLTLTEAGAVVLPPGCGPCLGAHQGILAPGEACLSTSNRNFKGRMGCKEAEIYLASPATVAASALHGVITDPRTELRKPRSHGATKPRREGTKARGAGTTARRHAGTQKRMASAPRGRRGVPAKAKKTARGKARR encoded by the coding sequence ATGGCACAAACATTCGCACAGAAGGTGCTCGCCCGGGCCGCCGGTCTGCCGCAGGTAGCCGTCGGCCAGATCGTCACGGTCAGGCCGGCCCACCTGCTCACGCACGACAACACGTCGGCGATCGTCGGCAAGATCGACAAGGACCTCGCCGAGTTCGGCCTCGTGCGTCAGGACCTGCCGATCATCGTCCTCGACCACGTCATCCCGGCCTCCGACGAGAAGACCGCCACCGGCCACGCCAAGGTGCGCAAGTTCGTCGAGAAGTACGGCGTCAAGAACTTCTACGACGTTGGCGAGGGCATCTGCCACCAGGTCGTCGTCGAAAAGGGCCACGCCAAGCCCGGCACGATCCTCGTCGGCAGCGACTCGCACACGTGCTCGTATGGGGCCGTCGGCGCGTTCGCGACCGGCATCGACCGCACCGAGGCCGCCGCCCTGTACCTCACTGGCGAAACCTGGCTGAAAGTGCCGCCGACGATCAAGGTCACACTGCGCGGCAAGTTCGCTGCCGGCGTGAGTGCCAAGGACCTCGTCCTGCGCATCATCGGCGACATCGGGGCCGACGGCGCGGACTACGCCTCGGTCGAGTTCCACGGTGACATTAAGAACCTCACGATCGAGGACCGCTTCACGATCGCGAACATGGGCGTCGAGATGGGCGCGAAGCTTGCCGTGTTCCCGGTGGACGACCAGACGATCAAGTACCTGAAGGCCGCCGGCGTGCCGCGCAGCGCGTACGAGCCGGTGTGGGCCGACAAGGATGCGGAGTACGCACGCGAGTTGACGTACAACCTCGCCGAGCTCACGCCGGTCGTGGCTTGCCCGCACAAGGTGGACAACGTCAAGCCGGTGGGTGAGGTCGCGGGCAAGAAGATCGATCAGGCCCTGCTCGGCACGTGCACCAACGGCCGGCTCAGCGATCTGCGTGAGGCCGCCGCCATGCTGAAGGGTCGGCGCGTGTCGCCGAAAGTGCGTTTCCTGGTTCTGCCGGCGTCGCGGAGCATCTACGCGGCGGCGACGCAGGACGGGACGCTCTTGACGCTGACGGAGGCGGGTGCGGTCGTACTGCCGCCGGGCTGCGGCCCGTGCCTGGGTGCGCACCAGGGCATTCTCGCGCCAGGCGAGGCGTGCCTCTCGACCTCGAATCGCAATTTCAAAGGTCGCATGGGCTGCAAGGAGGCGGAGATCTACCTCGCCAGCCCGGCGACGGTGGCGGCGTCGGCGTTGCATGGTGTGATCACCGATCCGAGAACGGAACTGCGGAAGCCACGGAGCCACGGAGCCACGAAGCCACGGAGAGAAGGCACGAAGGCACGGGGGGCAGGCACAACGGCACGGAGGCACGCGGGCACGCAGAAGCGTATGGCGTCGGCCCCCCGTGGCCGACGTGGTGTGCCGGCGAAGGCCAAGAAGACCGCGCGCGGCAAAGCGCGGCGATGA
- a CDS encoding transposase, with amino-acid sequence MRSDHNRIPLRDLRTYSASRAVRHQDCDYSGNIDVHLTVCARRTDAFTAVETARLVCENVEFYCSNLGFRLYGYCLMPDHLHVLLSPAESRIAVGTWLRQFKSFTTRQHQLRTGDAELWQRSAHDHVCRTEETAEKVLAYIVNNPVRAGLVQRWQDWPWTKVFVDL; translated from the coding sequence ATGCGTTCCGACCACAACCGTATACCGCTCCGCGACCTACGAACCTACAGCGCGAGCCGCGCCGTGCGTCACCAGGACTGTGACTATAGCGGCAACATCGATGTACACTTGACCGTATGTGCAAGGCGAACCGACGCATTTACGGCCGTCGAGACCGCGCGGCTTGTATGCGAAAACGTCGAATTCTATTGCAGTAACCTCGGTTTCCGGCTCTACGGATACTGCCTGATGCCGGACCATTTGCACGTGCTCCTGTCGCCGGCCGAATCGCGAATTGCGGTCGGTACTTGGTTACGGCAGTTCAAGAGCTTCACCACCCGGCAGCATCAGTTGCGGACCGGCGACGCCGAGTTGTGGCAGCGCTCGGCGCACGATCATGTGTGTCGCACCGAAGAGACTGCGGAGAAAGTCCTGGCGTATATCGTTAACAACCCGGTCCGGGCCGGATTGGTGCAGCGTTGGCAGGATTGGCCGTGGACGAAGGTGTTCGTAGACCTATGA
- a CDS encoding radical SAM protein, which produces MSSSERLRVNEIFHSVQGEGTRAGVRSVFVRLTGCHLRCAWCDTTYAFNEGEWLSVDDVLQRVRAFACPTVEVTGGEPLLQLGVYPLMSRLADEFATVLLETSGAVSIAEVDPRVVRIVDVKCPGSGEVERNHWPNIELLTPRDEVKFVLSDRGDYDWARDVLRRYGLPARCPVIFSPVHGKLPPAELARWILDDRLDVRLGLQLHKLIWPAETRGV; this is translated from the coding sequence ATGAGTTCGTCGGAGCGGCTGCGCGTCAACGAGATCTTTCACTCCGTCCAGGGCGAAGGCACCCGCGCGGGCGTGCGGTCCGTCTTCGTCCGGCTGACGGGCTGCCACTTGCGGTGCGCGTGGTGCGATACGACGTACGCCTTCAACGAGGGCGAGTGGCTGTCGGTGGACGACGTGCTCCAGCGCGTGCGGGCCTTCGCGTGCCCGACCGTCGAGGTCACCGGCGGCGAGCCACTGCTGCAGCTTGGCGTGTATCCCCTGATGTCGCGGCTCGCGGACGAATTCGCCACGGTGCTGCTGGAAACCAGCGGCGCGGTCAGCATCGCCGAGGTCGATCCGCGTGTGGTCCGCATTGTGGATGTGAAATGCCCCGGCAGCGGCGAAGTGGAGCGCAACCACTGGCCGAACATTGAGCTGCTCACGCCGCGCGACGAGGTCAAGTTCGTGCTCTCCGATCGCGGGGACTACGACTGGGCCCGCGACGTGTTGCGGCGCTACGGCCTGCCGGCACGCTGCCCGGTGATCTTCTCGCCGGTGCACGGCAAACTGCCGCCGGCGGAACTGGCGAGGTGGATCCTCGACGACCGGCTGGACGTGCGGCTCGGGCTGCAACTGCACAAGCTGATCTGGCCGGCAGAGACGCGCGGCGTGTGA
- a CDS encoding isocitrate/isopropylmalate dehydrogenase family protein: protein MPGDGIGKVVLPEAVRVLQAVGFDADYVHGDIGWDFWVKEGNALPQRTIDLLAKHKIGLFGAITSKSKDKAEAELSPSLKGKGYTYFSPIVTMRQHFNLDICIRPCISFKGNPLNYVRKTPAGGFEEPPINVAVFRQNTEGLYSGIEWTNPPEPVRKAFESHKKWAAFKNVPPADVAVSLRVITRAASHRICKAAFEYAKKFGYKSVTICEKPNVLRETSGLFTSAGKAVAKDYPGIACWETNIDAQMMWLSKNPEDYGVVVCSNMFGDIASDAFAGLVGGLGFACSANIGEEVAVFEPTHGSAPKYEKLDPPIVNPIAMILSACMMLDHLGETQKSERIKRAIAAVVAEGQVRTYDMLRLPGGPDVFKHGAASTKQMGEAIIQKL, encoded by the coding sequence ATGCCCGGCGACGGGATCGGGAAAGTCGTGCTGCCGGAGGCCGTGCGCGTCCTCCAGGCGGTCGGATTCGACGCGGACTACGTCCACGGCGACATCGGCTGGGATTTCTGGGTGAAGGAGGGCAATGCGCTGCCGCAGCGCACGATCGACCTGCTTGCAAAGCACAAGATCGGCCTGTTCGGGGCCATCACGTCCAAGAGCAAAGACAAGGCCGAAGCCGAGCTGTCGCCCAGCTTGAAGGGCAAGGGCTACACCTACTTCAGCCCGATCGTCACGATGCGCCAGCATTTCAACCTGGACATCTGCATCCGCCCGTGCATCTCGTTCAAGGGCAACCCGCTCAACTACGTCCGCAAGACGCCCGCCGGCGGATTCGAGGAGCCGCCGATCAACGTGGCCGTGTTCCGACAGAACACCGAGGGGCTCTACTCCGGCATTGAGTGGACCAACCCGCCGGAGCCGGTCCGCAAGGCGTTCGAGTCACATAAGAAGTGGGCGGCGTTCAAGAACGTGCCGCCGGCTGATGTCGCCGTGTCGCTGCGCGTGATTACGCGCGCGGCCAGCCACCGCATCTGCAAGGCCGCGTTCGAGTACGCCAAGAAGTTCGGCTACAAGTCCGTCACGATTTGCGAGAAGCCGAACGTGCTGCGCGAGACCAGCGGCCTGTTCACCAGCGCCGGCAAAGCAGTCGCCAAAGACTATCCCGGCATCGCCTGCTGGGAGACGAACATCGACGCGCAGATGATGTGGCTGTCGAAGAACCCCGAGGACTACGGCGTCGTCGTGTGCAGCAACATGTTCGGCGACATCGCCTCGGACGCGTTCGCGGGCCTGGTTGGCGGGCTGGGATTCGCGTGCAGTGCGAATATCGGCGAGGAAGTGGCGGTCTTTGAGCCGACGCACGGTAGCGCGCCGAAGTACGAGAAGCTCGATCCGCCGATCGTGAACCCGATCGCGATGATCCTGAGCGCGTGCATGATGCTGGATCACCTCGGCGAGACGCAAAAGTCGGAGCGGATCAAGCGGGCGATCGCGGCGGTGGTCGCGGAAGGCCAGGTGCGGACGTACGACATGCTGCGCCTCCCCGGCGGCCCGGACGTATTCAAGCACGGCGCGGCCAGCACGAAGCAGATGGGCGAGGCGATCATTCAGAAGCTGTGA
- a CDS encoding 3-isopropylmalate dehydratase large subunit: protein MPKTIIEKIIGNHAGRTVSPGDMVDITIDARVARDFGGANVVKNLVDNGLGVADPAKTCFTFDCNPGGSDQNYASNQHKCRQFARQHGIRVFDIDTGIGTHVAIDEGLCGPGDTLVSTDSHANILGAIGAFGQGMGDQDIAHAFAYGTTWFVVPPTIKVTLRGMPSKTATPKDVTLAVNKHFGANGLLGYAAEMYGPYVDQLDLAGRVTIASMCTEMGGIIMLFPPNQAALDYCGRKMGRAVQGVYADPDAKYAQEVTIDITGLTPMIARPGHPEDVVPVSELRGKKVDSVFIGSCTNGRYEDLVAAARVLQGRRIAPGVVLKIVPATDRIWQQMLVDGTLKTFKDAGALVGNAGCGGCAAGQIGQNGPGEVTVSTGNRNFAGKQGKGEVYLASPETAAACAIAGQITTVDAIPAQPAIFKASTPAAAAPKGAEHCSRAVAQGKPTRVKGRVWVIAKDNIDTDMIFHNRYLTITDLKAMGQYTFDNLKGWEDFAKRAKPGDIVVTGKNFGCGSSRQQAVDCFLSLGIAAVVAESFGAIYERNAINAGLAILRAPAAGALKDGEEVEVDFTTGVIKCATGEVTGAPFSDAQLKIYQRGGLLVKV from the coding sequence ATGCCAAAAACAATCATCGAGAAAATCATCGGCAACCACGCTGGCCGCACCGTTTCCCCCGGCGACATGGTCGACATTACCATCGACGCTCGCGTGGCGCGCGATTTTGGCGGCGCGAACGTTGTGAAGAACCTCGTCGATAACGGTCTTGGCGTCGCCGACCCGGCGAAAACGTGCTTCACGTTCGACTGCAACCCCGGCGGGTCGGACCAGAACTACGCCAGCAACCAGCACAAGTGCCGGCAGTTCGCCCGCCAGCACGGCATCCGCGTGTTCGATATCGACACCGGCATCGGCACGCACGTCGCGATCGACGAGGGTCTGTGCGGCCCCGGCGATACGCTCGTTTCCACCGATTCGCACGCCAATATCCTCGGCGCGATTGGCGCCTTCGGGCAGGGCATGGGTGACCAGGACATCGCGCACGCTTTCGCTTACGGCACGACGTGGTTCGTGGTGCCGCCGACGATCAAGGTCACGCTGAGGGGCATGCCGTCGAAAACGGCGACGCCGAAGGACGTGACGCTCGCGGTGAACAAGCACTTCGGCGCGAACGGCCTGCTCGGCTACGCCGCCGAGATGTACGGGCCGTACGTCGATCAACTCGACCTCGCGGGCCGCGTCACGATCGCGTCGATGTGCACCGAGATGGGCGGGATCATCATGCTCTTCCCGCCGAACCAGGCCGCGCTGGACTACTGCGGCAGGAAGATGGGCCGCGCGGTGCAGGGCGTCTACGCCGACCCGGACGCGAAGTACGCGCAGGAAGTCACGATCGACATCACCGGCCTGACGCCGATGATTGCCCGCCCCGGTCATCCCGAGGACGTCGTCCCGGTCAGCGAGCTGCGCGGCAAGAAGGTCGATTCCGTGTTCATCGGCTCCTGCACGAACGGCCGGTATGAGGATCTCGTGGCCGCCGCCCGCGTGCTGCAGGGCCGCAGGATCGCGCCGGGGGTGGTGCTCAAGATCGTCCCCGCGACCGACCGCATCTGGCAGCAGATGCTGGTCGATGGCACGCTCAAGACCTTCAAGGACGCCGGTGCGCTGGTCGGCAATGCCGGCTGCGGCGGATGTGCGGCGGGGCAGATCGGCCAGAACGGCCCCGGCGAGGTCACGGTCAGCACGGGCAACCGCAATTTCGCCGGCAAGCAGGGCAAGGGCGAGGTGTATCTCGCGTCGCCGGAGACAGCGGCGGCGTGCGCTATCGCCGGTCAGATCACGACAGTGGACGCCATCCCCGCGCAGCCGGCGATATTCAAGGCGAGTACGCCGGCGGCGGCCGCGCCCAAGGGGGCCGAACACTGCTCAAGAGCAGTGGCACAAGGGAAGCCGACGAGGGTGAAGGGCCGCGTGTGGGTGATTGCGAAGGATAACATCGACACGGACATGATCTTCCACAACCGCTACCTGACGATCACCGACCTCAAGGCGATGGGCCAGTACACGTTTGACAATCTCAAGGGGTGGGAGGATTTCGCGAAGAGGGCCAAGCCCGGCGACATCGTCGTCACCGGCAAGAATTTCGGCTGCGGCAGCTCGCGGCAACAGGCGGTGGATTGCTTCCTGTCGCTCGGCATCGCGGCGGTGGTGGCGGAGTCGTTCGGGGCGATCTACGAGCGCAACGCGATCAACGCCGGCCTGGCGATCCTGCGTGCCCCGGCGGCGGGGGCATTGAAGGACGGTGAGGAAGTCGAGGTTGATTTCACGACGGGTGTGATCAAGTGCGCCACCGGGGAAGTCACGGGCGCGCCGTTCAGCGACGCGCAGCTAAAGATCTACCAGCGTGGCGGCCTGTTGGTGAAGGTGTAG
- a CDS encoding four helix bundle protein — MKNFRDLQVWQKAHELTLQVYRLTGKFPSHELYGLVSQVRRACVSIPAKLAEGCCRQGDREFARFVQIAMASASEAEYLLLLSGDLGYITASERETLLANVEEVKRMLASLLSKLNTAH, encoded by the coding sequence ATGAAGAACTTCCGTGACCTGCAGGTTTGGCAGAAAGCCCATGAACTGACGCTGCAGGTCTATCGTCTGACAGGCAAGTTCCCGTCACACGAGCTGTACGGATTGGTCAGCCAGGTCCGGCGGGCCTGCGTATCCATCCCCGCCAAGCTGGCCGAGGGCTGCTGCCGGCAGGGCGACCGCGAGTTCGCGCGGTTTGTGCAGATCGCGATGGCCTCCGCCAGCGAGGCGGAGTATCTCTTGCTGCTGTCCGGCGACCTTGGCTATATCACCGCATCGGAACGCGAAACGCTCTTGGCGAACGTCGAAGAAGTCAAGAGAATGTTGGCCAGCCTGCTGTCCAAGCTGAACACAGCTCACTGA
- a CDS encoding HEAT repeat domain-containing protein, translating into MTLSDLDSEDEALRRWAAIDISKSRDATYEQELLRRFSIDPSEGVRRHIVRALGNIRSSAAVPLLLDILTNGSGLIVGDAAEALGCLREPLAREPLERLRASEIDWVRNKATWALKQLDQR; encoded by the coding sequence ATGACACTGTCCGATCTCGACTCGGAAGACGAAGCACTCCGGCGCTGGGCGGCCATCGACATCTCGAAGTCGCGTGACGCGACATACGAGCAGGAGCTGCTGCGCCGATTTTCGATTGATCCCAGCGAGGGTGTGCGACGCCACATCGTGCGGGCGCTGGGCAACATACGCTCCAGCGCTGCCGTGCCGCTGCTGCTGGACATCCTGACGAACGGCAGCGGACTGATCGTCGGCGACGCGGCGGAAGCGCTCGGTTGCCTGCGCGAGCCTCTGGCGCGCGAACCGTTGGAGCGGCTGAGGGCATCCGAAATCGACTGGGTCAGAAACAAGGCGACTTGGGCGCTGAAGCAATTGGATCAGCGGTAG